ACGGTCTGCACGTCGTTGTCCGCCATAATTTTGAGTGGCGTCCTCGTCCCATCAGCATTCACGACCACCGCGGAGATGTCGTAACGCCCGACGGCGACGTCCTTGACCCCCTGGCCCGCCTTGACGGTGCGCGTCAGTCGCTGCCCGGAACTGCCGTCAATCAGCGGCCCATTGGGCACCAGCGTCACCTCGATGGTCTCGTCGCCACGGACCATGTCGGCATCTTCCGTCGAGGGGTCCTGGTAGAACCGGAGGTCGCCGCCCCAGGTGAGATTGTCGTAGCCACCTTCGGCAGGGCCGGTCATCTTCCAGCGGAAGTTGCGCACGGCACCGTCCCGGGGATTGAAGACGTCAAAATCGGCCAGGGTTTCACCACCCATCCGCACGCAGGTCTTTTCACCGTGATAGTCCACGAGCTTGTACGCCTGCGCCTCGTAGGGGGCCACCGCGAGATTGAGTTCGGGGGACTTGTAGTATCCCTGGGCATCCGTGCGCGCCTTGATCAGGCCCTGGTAGGACGCCGGTTGAATCCACACTTCGGCATCTGTCACCGGTTTGCCCGTTGCATCCAGAATCCGTCCACTGACCGTCCCTGCCGCCGGACTGACGGGTCCTGGGTCCTGGCCGGGAATGGGTTGCGGATTGGTGATCGATCCCGCTCCCCCGCACGCGGAAAGAACGAATGCCATGCTCAAGGGAATAATGAATTTGTGCATTGTGTGCTCCTTTGCCGTTCCGGATCGTGTTGCCGTCCTGAGGCGCGTTGACTCTGGCAGGTGGGGAATGAATTGCGGATGAAGGCCTGTCACCAGCCTGCGTACCTGAACGGTTGGTCCGGGCGGAGGCCTGAGAAGCTGGAGTGGTCTTTTCCGAGTGTCAGAGATGCCCATGGCTGCTCCCGCGGCAAGGACGCCAGCAGGTGTGCTCGTGGCGCAGGAAGTGCGTGAGGCCGCTGTGGAGTTGAATATGAGCCCCGCGTGCCAGAGCTGAACACGGTCTCTGCACCGGACAGGTCGGCTGCCCTTGAGAGTTCTGGGGAAGTGCTGACCTGGGCTTCCTAAACCTGCTTCGAGATGGGTTCAGACCCGTCACGCGCTGTGCCGGGGATCAACAAGTCAGGTGGTATAAAGGAGCGTCGGGTGCTCTAGCAAAGCTCTCAATCTCTAGAGGCAGCTCCACAAGCGAGGACGCTCAGGGTGCTGACGGAGAAGTGCGCACCCAGGATCGCTCAGCCTCGCTTGGCCTTGAACTTCGATCAGCTCTTCTACGAGGAGCACGCTCACCGGCTGGACCAGCGTCTGGTGAGGGAGAGCGAAGCACGCCTCAGAGCAGTGGACCCACTGAAAGTGTCATGAATAAGATCAAGCAGATTGAGCGTCAGATGTAGGGGCGTGGGTCATTTCAAATCCTTCATCAACACGTTTTGCTCACGAGGTAACCCGCTGCACGTATCAGTGGAAGAACCGCAAAATCGGGGCATGCCTAAACCGCCACTATCAAATCCGGACCAGCGTGTCTACATTGATCAGTGGGAAAAATCGGAAACAAGCGTTCCAGATGTGGTCAATGGTCACTGCAGTGATCGCCTCAGGTTCAGGCCACCCCTATCCTCAGACTGCCATGACGGCAGTTCAGGCAACACAACCTTGAGATTTTCGGCCGACGACTGAAAGCGCTCAGCGCGCGGTCTCGTGTGGGCTCGGCGCGCCAGCCTGCTCAGCGGCAAGGCGGGCCAGCGCGTCGCGGTGACGGGTGGTGCGGGCGAGATCGGTCAAGTGCCGCATGGTGCTGTCGCACCGCTCTGTCAACGCGCCGGACCTCAGGACGTCGGTCATCAGCATGGCCCACATGTCAAAAGCGGCGTCGAGTTCGCCGTTCGCTTCCAGAATCGCGGCGGCCTGCTCCAGCGCTTCGGCCGCCTCCGTAAAGCGCAGCGCGGCGCACGCCGCGCGCGCCGCTTCACGCAAATTCGGCACGGCGCGGCGCGCGGCGCCGCCTTCGAGCCAGTGGCGCGCCGTGCGCGCGGGGTTGCCGTTGTGCAGCTCAAGCGCCCGCGCCGCGGCGCGGTGCAGGGCCTGGCGAACGCTGTTTGACATACCCGCACGCACGCTTTCGTACACCAGGTCGTGGCTGAAGCGTCCCTCTGCGAGGATCTGGGCGCGTTCGAGTTCTTGCCACGCGGGCAGCACCTCGAGGAGGGGCGCATCGAGCACGGCGCTCACGAGGTCAAGGTCAAAGTCCGTTTGCAGCACGGCGGCAGCTTGGGCGAGCAGCAGGGCCTTCGTGGACAGGCGGCTCAAACGCTCGCCGATGACTTCCTGAACTTTGCCAGGCATCAAGGGCGACTCGTCACTCGACGCGCCTTTGTGTTCGAGCAGGTGCTTGACGGCTTCGAGGAGAAAAAGCGGGTTGCCACCGCTGGAGCGCGCGAGCCGGGCGGCGTGAACGTCGACGAGCGGAAGATTCAAGCTCGCGAGCACCCGCGTCGTGGCGTGCTCGTCAAGCGGCTCAAGGTCAATCCAGATGCACAAGCCGGCCGCCAGCATGCCCCTCAGCTGCGCTTCCACGTCGCTCGGCAACTCGCCCGCACGGTGCGCAGCGATCATCGGCACGACCCCTTGGTGTGCGTCGAAGGGCACGTACTTCTGCGCGATGGACGCGCCGAGCTCCATGCTGGCGGGGTCGTAGTACTGCATATCATCGGCAATGACGCACTTCATGCCGCGGCTCACGCGCAGCGCCAGTTCACCGACGGCCGCGAACAACCGTTCTTTGTTCCCGCGTGATGGCGTGGGCGGCTCGCTCGTTGGCCACACCTCTGGGAGGAACAGCGCGAGTTGCTCGCGGACCCAATCGGGCAACTCCAGGTCGGGGCGGGCGCGCAAGACGCGGCGCCACGCGCGCGCGTACGTGCCGTACGGCACGTTGGTGTCGCCAGGCCGACCGTCAAGATTGAAGAAGGGCCCTTTGCTGGCAGCGAACTCTTTGATCAAGCGTGACTTGCCGACACCCGGCACCCCGCTGATCACGATGCTTGTGCCGCGCGCCCACGCCTCGTCCATCAACGCCCACTCGCGCTCGCGTCCCGCCAGGATCGGGGGGCACAGCACGGACGACGGCATGACCCGCTGGGCTGAGGGTGTGTTGGGGGTCAGGACGCGCCCACCTTGAATGGTGCGGACCAGGTCGAGGGTGGCGCGCAACGGCGCCACGCCGTGCTCGCGCCACAGCACAGCCTCGCAGCGCGCGAAGGTGCGCAGAGCGCTGTCGCGATCGCCCAGCAGGTACTGCAGCTTGAGGACGCGCACAAACGCATCTTCGCACGCTGCGTCGACGCGCAGCAGGTGCTCGGCCCACGCAAGGGCATCTTCGTACGCGCCGCGGGACGCGTCCCGGTCGCTCAGCGCGGCGAGCGCGTCGCGCCGCCAGCCGCGCCAGCGGGTACGCTCGCCCGCCAGCCACTCGTGAAATTCGGGCAGGTCGTCGTACATATACGCGCCCAACACATCCTCGTGGTGCGCCACGAACGCCTCCTCGTGTCCGAGCAGCAAAGCGTCCTGTACTTGCAGCGCGTCCACCGTGAGGCCCTCTTTGAGGCGCACGACGTCGCCACCAACCACAAGATCTTCTCCAAGCGTGCGGCGCCAGCGTTTCAGGAGCTGCACCAGGCTGTTGCGCGCCATGTGTTCTTTCGACTCGGGCCATAACAGGCCCGCCACCCTGGAGCGCGGAGTGCTTCCCTCAAAGGCGAGAAGCGCGAATACGCCCGCCGACTTGCGGTCCAGCGTCACGGCCCCGCTCGGCCCGGACACGGTGGGGACGCCGAGCAGCGCGACGTGCACGAGGGGTGTCGAAAGCACGCTGAAATGATAGCAATCGCGCCTTTGCAATGGCTTAAATTGGGCTGGGTTGCAGGACAAACGCCACGTACGCCTCGCGGTATTGAGACGGGACGTGCAGGGCCGTGGCGCGCGCTGACTGCGCCGCTTGACGCGCGGCCTCGGCCGCGTGCGGATGCCCGGCGGCGCTCAGGACGGCTGCATGCCGCGCCGCCAAACGGGCTCGTGGTTCCTCCAAGGGGTCGAGGTGGTCCAGCAGACGCGCCGCCTCAAACGCGTGCGGCAGCGCCTTATCAGCCCGCCCCGCCCGAACGAGGCGATGGGCGTGCTGCATCTCGGCCACGCTCAGCAATTCGCCCCCTTCAGAGGCGCGCACGCGGCGCAGCACCGCCTCGCTTTGCGCAAGGTCCGCCTGGTCATCCCAGCGGGCCCGCAGCAAGTCCAACCGCAAAGTGTCATCGGGACCAAGGTGAGCGCGCAAGGCGCCCAGTTCGCGCAGCAACTCGGTCGCGTCCTCGCCCCGCTCGGCCCGTAAGGCTGTGAGCGCCAGGAGCGCCTCGGCGCGCTCGAACGCCACGTCCTGGGCCGCGGCGAGCGCTTCGCATGCCAGCACCTCCGCTTGTTCGAAGACGCCGAGCGCGGCGTACACCGAAGCGGTTTGCCGCAGCACCAGCGAGGCGGCAAAGCCGTTGTACGCTGCGCTCGCCTCCCGCGCCAGCTCCAGCACGTTCAGCGCCTCGCCGTACCGCCCAAGGTCACGTTCTATGGCGCCCAATGACAACAGCGCGAGTACCCGGTTCATCTCCCGCCCCTGCATCCTGTCGATCAGCTCTAAAGCCTCGACGGCGTGCGCTCGCGCTTCCCGCTTGCGCCCCGCCCGGCTTAAGGTCAACGTTAAGTTGGTCAGGGCGTGCATGCGAATGACGGGCCGCTCGGCGCGCTCACTGTGTTCGATGAGCGCCCGCAGGTGCACAGCGGCCTCGCTGTAGCGTCCGAGTTTGCCCAGCACCACCCCGAGGTTTTGCAAGGCCGAAAGCTGCCCACTGACTCGCCCCAGTTGTTCATTGAGGATGGCGGCGCGCCGCAACGCCACGGTGGCGGCGTCCAGCTCATTGGCTTGCAAAGCGACGATGCCTAAGAACTGCGTCAACTCCGCTTGTACGTCTTCAGCGCCGCTGCGCTCGGCGTGCGCGCAGCCTTCCCGCGCCGCTTCAAAGGCGGTGCGGTGCTCGCCGCGGCGGCTGGACAACAGGCCCTGGCAGTGCCACGCGCGCGCCCGCTGCCCCTCAGTCCGCGCGAGGGCGAATAAACGCGACACGGACGCTTCGTATCGCTCGCCGAGGTCGAATTCCTTGAGGAAGTCGCGCGTCATTATGTGCCGTGCGTCAAACGCCCCGTCCAAATCTCCGTGCGCTTCCAGCAGCGCCGCAGCTTGCTCAAGCAGTTCCGCCGCGTCCACGAAGCGCAAGGCGCTCCGCGCGAGGTCGGCGGCTTCCCGCAACTTCGGCGCGGCGTGCAGCGGTTCGCCGCTTTGCAGCCAGTGGCGCGCCACTCGAGAGGGCGGAAAGCCGTGCCGGTCAAGCACCCGGGCAGCGCTGCGGTGTAGCGCCTCACGCACACACGTGGGCAGGTTGGCCTCCACTGCCTCGTACACGAGGTCATGACTGAAACGGCCTTCGCCGAGCATCTGCGCGCGCTCCAGTTCCTGCCATGCGGGCAGCACGTCAAGGAGCGGCTTGCGCAGCGTCTCCGCGACGAGTTCGAGCGTGAAGTCGCTTTGCAGGACGGCCGCCGCCTGCGCGGCGTGCAATGCGGTAGCAGACAAACGCCCGAGGCGTCGCATGACGACATCCTGAACAGGCCCTGGAGGCGTGAGGCGGTTGGGAAAGCCGCGCTCAAGTTCACCGGTCTCGATCAAGTGCTTGACGGTTTCTAGCAGGAACTGCGGATTTCCCCCGGTGTAGCGCTGCAGATCAGCTGTGATTGGCGCCAACTGCGGCACATTCATGCTCTGTACCAAGTGGTGTACGGCGTCAGGTGCGAGGGGCCCCAGCTCGATGACGAGCACCCGGCCCGTCCGCACAAGGTCCGTGAGGGCCTGCGCCGCGACCGATGTGTACTCTTGCGGCCGTGAATTGAACACGATGCGAAACGGCGCGTCCACGTCACCCCATCCGAGCGCGCCCCACATGAACAGCTGCGCTTCAGCGCTGCCATCGTCGAAGTGATGCGTGTCGTCGTACGCGAGCACGGTCATGCCCGCTTGAATCGCAGCCTGCACCACTTCTGTCATGGCTTGGTAAAAGCGCACCCTGTCCGCTTGCGAGGACATCGGCAGCGCCGACCCGAATTCCGGCAGGATATAAGCGAGTTGCTGCGTGACCCACGGCTCGAACGAAAGCTGAGGGTACTTACTCAGAATCTTGCGCAGCATGCGGATGGTCAAGCCGTACAGCACTTGTTCGTCGCCAGGGCGGCATTCGAAATAGAAGTCTCCGCCGTGCGCGCGCGCGAACTCCTGCACGAGGCGCGATTTGCCAACGCCCGGCTCCCCGACGAGGCACACGCCTTGCCCTTTCGCCCACGCTTCTTCCATCAAGGCCCACTCACGCTCGCGGCCCACCAACAGCGGTGGGCGCAATACGGACAGCGGAATTGAGGAAGTTTGCGGTGCGTCATCGATCGGCGCAGCACCCTCGCGGATGAGGCGAGCGAGCTCGCGGGTTTGCCGCGTTGGCGGCACGCCGAACTCGCGTGCCAGCATCTCTTCGCATGAACGCAGCGTCTCCAATGCGCGCGCGCGGTTCCCGAGGGCGAGTTGCAGACGCATCACCAGCACGTACGCTTCTTCGGAGGCGGGATCAACAGCAAGCAACTGCCGTGCCCACCCCAAGGCGCCGTCAAGATCGCTGGCAGCCTCCGCGTCAAGGGCCAGGGCGCGCAGGGCGTTACGCCGCCACCCCTGCCACCGCTCGCGTTCGCTCAGCAGCCAGTCCTCAAACTCCGGGCAGTCATCGAAGTCGAAGGAAGCGAGTACATCACCGTATGAGGCCACGAACACCTCGAGGCGTCCGCGCGCATGCGCTTCACGCAGCGCGCACGCGTCCACGCGCACGCCGTCCGCCAGACGCAACTCGCCTCGCCCGATCATCAAGTCCGACGAGCAGGCAAGGCGCAATTTGCGCAATGTCTGGGACAAGCTGTTGCGCGCCTTGGCCTCCTCTGCCCCGGGCCACAGCAACGCGGCGAGTTTCGCTCGGCTGGTTGGACCTTCTAACGCAAGGTAGGCCAAAAGCGCGCTTGGCTTACGCTCCAGCAACTGGGCCTGCGCGCCGGCGCCGAGCAAGCGAGGCGTGCCCAGCACCTCCACTTGCCAAGAAGACATTGAGGACACGGTCAAAGTGTAGCGGGAAGGTGCCAAGGAGGGTGTATTGCTTCACTTCCCGGCCAGGCATGAAAGTACAAGAGAGACGGTTCTGGCAAGTTAAGTATTTAGAGACACATGTTACTTTATTCAGGTAAGCCAGTTACGAGTTCACAGGATCGAGTTTAGACTCAGACAAAAAGTAGAAGGACTAAATGGGAACTTTTCCTTGGTCCGTCACAGATGTGGTCGTGCTCGAACTCATATTTCACATGACGTTCAGTTAACTTGACACAACCCTGCCTCATCACCTCTTCCAGACGGGTTATAACCGACCGGAAGAGGTGACTCGCCGCCAGGGACGTCCAGACCCATTCGGAGGGTGGAGAGGCGTCCTAGAGTGCCGGTTGGGTTGCCGGGAAAACATTCCAGCGAACCAATCGGCACCCCTTTCCGCACTTTCCAGCCATCGGTCTTTCCGTGAGGGACAGAAGAGCAGGAGGAGATCGGCTCATTAGGTTTCTAGGGCGTGTGCTCATGGGCAAGCGATGGCCGGGATCGACACGTACACTCGGGACATGCCGATGCTCTCCCTCGA
The Deinococcus humi genome window above contains:
- a CDS encoding carboxypeptidase-like regulatory domain-containing protein produces the protein MHKFIIPLSMAFVLSACGGAGSITNPQPIPGQDPGPVSPAAGTVSGRILDATGKPVTDAEVWIQPASYQGLIKARTDAQGYYKSPELNLAVAPYEAQAYKLVDYHGEKTCVRMGGETLADFDVFNPRDGAVRNFRWKMTGPAEGGYDNLTWGGDLRFYQDPSTEDADMVRGDETIEVTLVPNGPLIDGSSGQRLTRTVKAGQGVKDVAVGRYDISAVVVNADGTRTPLKIMADNDVQTVPFNTTITILFDGLSSCGHYATYHSTPLALSR
- a CDS encoding AAA family ATPase, whose amino-acid sequence is MLSTPLVHVALLGVPTVSGPSGAVTLDRKSAGVFALLAFEGSTPRSRVAGLLWPESKEHMARNSLVQLLKRWRRTLGEDLVVGGDVVRLKEGLTVDALQVQDALLLGHEEAFVAHHEDVLGAYMYDDLPEFHEWLAGERTRWRGWRRDALAALSDRDASRGAYEDALAWAEHLLRVDAACEDAFVRVLKLQYLLGDRDSALRTFARCEAVLWREHGVAPLRATLDLVRTIQGGRVLTPNTPSAQRVMPSSVLCPPILAGREREWALMDEAWARGTSIVISGVPGVGKSRLIKEFAASKGPFFNLDGRPGDTNVPYGTYARAWRRVLRARPDLELPDWVREQLALFLPEVWPTSEPPTPSRGNKERLFAAVGELALRVSRGMKCVIADDMQYYDPASMELGASIAQKYVPFDAHQGVVPMIAAHRAGELPSDVEAQLRGMLAAGLCIWIDLEPLDEHATTRVLASLNLPLVDVHAARLARSSGGNPLFLLEAVKHLLEHKGASSDESPLMPGKVQEVIGERLSRLSTKALLLAQAAAVLQTDFDLDLVSAVLDAPLLEVLPAWQELERAQILAEGRFSHDLVYESVRAGMSNSVRQALHRAAARALELHNGNPARTARHWLEGGAARRAVPNLREAARAACAALRFTEAAEALEQAAAILEANGELDAAFDMWAMLMTDVLRSGALTERCDSTMRHLTDLARTTRHRDALARLAAEQAGAPSPHETAR
- a CDS encoding AAA family ATPase; amino-acid sequence: MSSWQVEVLGTPRLLGAGAQAQLLERKPSALLAYLALEGPTSRAKLAALLWPGAEEAKARNSLSQTLRKLRLACSSDLMIGRGELRLADGVRVDACALREAHARGRLEVFVASYGDVLASFDFDDCPEFEDWLLSERERWQGWRRNALRALALDAEAASDLDGALGWARQLLAVDPASEEAYVLVMRLQLALGNRARALETLRSCEEMLAREFGVPPTRQTRELARLIREGAAPIDDAPQTSSIPLSVLRPPLLVGREREWALMEEAWAKGQGVCLVGEPGVGKSRLVQEFARAHGGDFYFECRPGDEQVLYGLTIRMLRKILSKYPQLSFEPWVTQQLAYILPEFGSALPMSSQADRVRFYQAMTEVVQAAIQAGMTVLAYDDTHHFDDGSAEAQLFMWGALGWGDVDAPFRIVFNSRPQEYTSVAAQALTDLVRTGRVLVIELGPLAPDAVHHLVQSMNVPQLAPITADLQRYTGGNPQFLLETVKHLIETGELERGFPNRLTPPGPVQDVVMRRLGRLSATALHAAQAAAVLQSDFTLELVAETLRKPLLDVLPAWQELERAQMLGEGRFSHDLVYEAVEANLPTCVREALHRSAARVLDRHGFPPSRVARHWLQSGEPLHAAPKLREAADLARSALRFVDAAELLEQAAALLEAHGDLDGAFDARHIMTRDFLKEFDLGERYEASVSRLFALARTEGQRARAWHCQGLLSSRRGEHRTAFEAAREGCAHAERSGAEDVQAELTQFLGIVALQANELDAATVALRRAAILNEQLGRVSGQLSALQNLGVVLGKLGRYSEAAVHLRALIEHSERAERPVIRMHALTNLTLTLSRAGRKREARAHAVEALELIDRMQGREMNRVLALLSLGAIERDLGRYGEALNVLELAREASAAYNGFAASLVLRQTASVYAALGVFEQAEVLACEALAAAQDVAFERAEALLALTALRAERGEDATELLRELGALRAHLGPDDTLRLDLLRARWDDQADLAQSEAVLRRVRASEGGELLSVAEMQHAHRLVRAGRADKALPHAFEAARLLDHLDPLEEPRARLAARHAAVLSAAGHPHAAEAARQAAQSARATALHVPSQYREAYVAFVLQPSPI